Part of the Terrisporobacter glycolicus ATCC 14880 = DSM 1288 genome is shown below.
TGCATTTGAAGAATTATCTGGAAATTTCTTTCCTAAGAATTCTTCTGCACCTACAATAGCTTCTCTTTCCATAAATTCTACTGCTGTTGGTATAGATTTTGATTTTATTATTTTAGGCACAGTATCTATTGCTGACTCTAAATCAGGGAAAGGAATTAGTAAACTAATAGCTTTTTTAGGTAGTGGGAGTAATTTTAAAATAGCTTTAGTTACAATTCCTAATGTCCCTTCTGAACCTACTATTAAATCTTTTATTGCATAACCAGAGGAATTTTTAACAACTTTTCCACCTACATTAATTATTTCTCCATTTGGAAGAACAATTTCTAACCCTCTTACATAATCTCTTGTTACGCCATATTTTACTGCTCTCATACCACCAGCGTTAGTATTTATATTCCCTCCAATGGCAGCACTTTTTTCTCCTGGATCTGGTGGATAAAATAAATCATGTTCTTCCACATACCCACTTATAGTCATAAGTAATACCCCTGGCTCTACAGTTAAAGTTAGGTTTTCTTCATCAAGTTCTAATATTTTATCCATCTTACACATGTTCATCATTATTCCACCATGAAGGGCAACAGATGCTCCAGAAAGCCCTGTACCTTGCCCTCTAGGTGTCACAGGTATATTATTTTCATAAGCATATTTCATTATTTTAGAAACTTGCTCAGTACTTTTTACATAAACCATTACCTCTGGATATTTTAATTCCCCTGCCAACTCATCATGAGCAAAATCTTCACTTATTTCATCGCCAACAATAATATTTTCTTCGCTACAAATACTTTTTAAAAATTCTATATCATTTTCATCTAATTTTTTGTACATAATATTCCCCCTCCTACTATTTTAAGATAGTGCAAACTCAGCTTGTGAATTATTCTCTTTTTTAATGTTTTCAATCTTTTCAATTAGCATTGGTATTATTTCATAAATATCACCTATTAATGCCAAGTGAGCCACGTCAAATATAGGAGCATTTTCGTCTTGATTAATAGCAATTATATAATCAGAACCTTTCATTCCTGCAACAAATTGAACTGCTCCAGATACACCGCAAGTTATTATGAGTTTTGGTTTTACAGTTCTACCACTAAGTCCAATTTGCTTTTTAGGATCTATCCATCCTGATTCAATAGTAGGTCTAGTACCTGCCAATTGACCTCCTAAAAGATCTGCTAATTTCTTAGCTATTTTTATATCTTCAGCTTTTTTAAATGCTCTACTTACAACAACTACAACTTCTGCATCTTCAATTCCAACAACCTTATTTTTTACTTTTGTTTCTAGTACTTTTATATTCGATTTTAAATTATCTTTTTTTATATCACAAATCGTAATCTTTCCGCTAGGATTTTCAACTTTCTCAGGAGCTGAGAATATTTTATATCTTACAGTAGCAAATTGTGGTCTGTGATTTGGAGTGTTTATATGCGCCATTATATTTCCACCAAAAGCAGGTCTTATTTGATCCAAATCTGTATTTTCCTGAATATCTAAAATAGTACAATCAGCAGTAAGACCTGTTCTAAATCTTGCTGCAAGTCTTGGTGCTAAAGATCTACCTATAGTTGTTCCACCAAATAACATTATTGTAGGTTTTATTTTTGATATATAGCTTT
Proteins encoded:
- a CDS encoding electron transfer flavoprotein subunit alpha, giving the protein MAKIIVNSDKINNIKEILELCPFGALEEVDGKVEINAACKMCKMCVKKGPEGAFEFEEDKIVAINKDEWKGVTVYVEHSEGEIHPVTYELIGKARELAGKINHPVYCIFVGNNIKDKCVPLLSYGVDEVFVYDSEELDKFRIEPYAAAVESYISKIKPTIMLFGGTTIGRSLAPRLAARFRTGLTADCTILDIQENTDLDQIRPAFGGNIMAHINTPNHRPQFATVRYKIFSAPEKVENPSGKITICDIKKDNLKSNIKVLETKVKNKVVGIEDAEVVVVVSRAFKKAEDIKIAKKLADLLGGQLAGTRPTIESGWIDPKKQIGLSGRTVKPKLIITCGVSGAVQFVAGMKGSDYIIAINQDENAPIFDVAHLALIGDIYEIIPMLIEKIENIKKENNSQAEFALS
- a CDS encoding FAD-binding oxidoreductase → MYKKLDENDIEFLKSICSEENIIVGDEISEDFAHDELAGELKYPEVMVYVKSTEQVSKIMKYAYENNIPVTPRGQGTGLSGASVALHGGIMMNMCKMDKILELDEENLTLTVEPGVLLMTISGYVEEHDLFYPPDPGEKSAAIGGNINTNAGGMRAVKYGVTRDYVRGLEIVLPNGEIINVGGKVVKNSSGYAIKDLIVGSEGTLGIVTKAILKLLPLPKKAISLLIPFPDLESAIDTVPKIIKSKSIPTAVEFMEREAIVGAEEFLGKKFPDNSSNAYLLLKFDGNSTEEIEKEYENVAKLCLECGAYDVLISDTDERNESIWSARGAFLEAFKANSVIDECDVVVPRDKVAEFIRYTHDIQKEVGLKIKSFGHAGDGNLHVYPHKDDLPEEEWRKRLDHAFELMFRKARELNGEVSGEHGIGYAKSPYFCESKDKNYVNILKGIKTAFDPKNILNPGKIY